CGGTGGCGGAACGGGAGGTAGTACGCCTCCCCGGGGTTCACTCCGATGGAGATGCCGCACAGGCACGCCCGCATGGGATCGGTGTTGTCCGTTTCCGTGTCGACGGCGAACCGCCCGGCCGCGCGCGCCTGGTCCACGACGGCGCGCACCTCGTCCACCGTGGAGAGCAGCGTATAGGTGCCCGCCAGGCGGTTGGTGCGCACCTCCGGCTCCTCGGCCGGGGCCGCCCAGTCGCGGGCCAGCGTGTGGAACTCCAGGTCCAGGAACAGGTCCTTCAGCCGGGCGCGGTCGGGCTCCTGGAGCTTGATGGCCTCCAGGTCCAGCTCCACCGGCAGGTCTTCGCGGATGGTCACCAGCCGCTTGGAAAGCCGCGCGGAGTCGGCGAACGCCTCCAGCGCCTCGCGGGCCCGCTTGCTCTTGATCTCCGCCGTGTGGGCGATGATGTCTTCGATGCTGCCGTACTGCTCGATCAGCTGCACCGCCGTCTTCGGCCCGATTCCGCTGACGCCCGGCACGTTGTCGCTCGCGTCGCCGATCAGCCCCAGGTAGTCCACCACGCGGTCCGGCTTTACGCCCAGCCGCTCGTGGGCGTTGCGCTCGTCCACCCACTCCTCTTCCACGGCCGTGGGGCCGCCGCGGCCGGGGTTCAGCAGGCAGACGTGGGGGCGGATCAGCTGGTAGAAGTCCTTGTCGCCCGAAACGATCACCGCCTCCAGCCCCTGGTCCACCGCCTTGCGCGCCAGCGTGCCGATCACGTCGTCGGCCTCGTAGCCGTCCAGCTCGAGAACGGGAATGCGGAAGGCCTGCACCAGCTCGCGGATGCGCGGGATGGAAAGCGCCAGCTCGTCGGGCATCTTCTCCCGCGTGGCCTTGTACTCGGGATACATCTCCACGCGCTCGGAGTCGCCCGCGTCGAACACCATCCCCAGGTAGTCGGGCTGGTGCTTTTCCATCACCTTGATCAGGAAGCGCGCAACGCCGAACGCGGCCGAGGTGTTCTCGCCCTTGGACGACATCAGCGGGCGCGAGATCAGGGCGAAGAACGCGCGGTAGATCAGCGCGTAGCCGTCGATCAGGTACAGGCGCTCGCGGGTTTTCTCTGGCTTTTCTACGGGCATCGGGCGGGCCGGGTACAGGGGTCTTCGGGCGCCGCCAATCTACCCGCCGCGCCGCCCGTCCGACAGTCGGCGGGACCTACCGGATCACCGCCCGCCGCTCGCCCCGGTCGCGCTCCCCCAGGAACTCGCCGACGGCCGCGAGGGATTCGATGTGGTCGCAGAAGATCTTGAAGGTGGCCAGCAGGGGCACGGCGATGAAGGCGCCGGGAAGCCCCCAGATCCAGAACCAGAAGGTGAGCCCCACCAGCAGCGCCACGGGGTTCAGCGCCAGCCGGTGCCCCATCAGGGCCGGGCTGACGAAGTTGCCCTGGATGATGTTGATGCCCAGGAACACCCCCGGCACCAGCAGCGCCTGGCCGATGGTGTCGTACACGGTCAGCGCGGCCAGCGTGAGGATGGCCGTCATGATCAGCGCGCCCAGGTAGGGGATGAATTCCAGCACCACCACCATCGCGCCCCACAGCAGCGGGTTGGGCATTCCCAGCGCCCACATGGCCA
The sequence above is a segment of the Longimicrobium sp. genome. Coding sequences within it:
- a CDS encoding 5'-3' exonuclease H3TH domain-containing protein — translated: MPVEKPEKTRERLYLIDGYALIYRAFFALISRPLMSSKGENTSAAFGVARFLIKVMEKHQPDYLGMVFDAGDSERVEMYPEYKATREKMPDELALSIPRIRELVQAFRIPVLELDGYEADDVIGTLARKAVDQGLEAVIVSGDKDFYQLIRPHVCLLNPGRGGPTAVEEEWVDERNAHERLGVKPDRVVDYLGLIGDASDNVPGVSGIGPKTAVQLIEQYGSIEDIIAHTAEIKSKRAREALEAFADSARLSKRLVTIREDLPVELDLEAIKLQEPDRARLKDLFLDLEFHTLARDWAAPAEEPEVRTNRLAGTYTLLSTVDEVRAVVDQARAAGRFAVDTETDNTDPMRACLCGISIGVNPGEAYYLPFRHRTRGPEQGELLGDATPLVGKDGSPVCEVVRNLPDLHSEAMKPLLDLLEDEGVKKVGQNLKYDFLVFRRE